In a single window of the Niabella ginsenosidivorans genome:
- a CDS encoding UbiA family prenyltransferase — protein sequence MKLFKIIRSAEWWEYKLPPLLGIGYATTLKCGGQIYDYWRWLFVILLSLVAGAAYVSIINDVTDLKDDIMAGKKNRMQHLPVYCRWLLPLLCLLLGLFFEYTIYYPDTISMILYLVPWVLFSLYSFPPFRLKNHGLPGILCDAGGSHVFTSLLMISSMSFAMNRPIDIAWLTLTGIWALCYGLRGILWHQYTDRENDIRSGLNTVATRIPPQKFRPLETTIFLIELLVTLGIFLYLSNLWIIIAYAFYVLLCFLRSRFLGQRPVVILTSGNMPVQILQLDYFQCIFPVTLLICATITDRDNLLPLTVHLVLFPDTLIRMVKDLKAVLYTIIKTKKLSA from the coding sequence ATGAAGCTGTTTAAGATCATACGTTCTGCTGAATGGTGGGAATATAAATTGCCTCCGCTACTGGGGATTGGCTACGCCACAACCCTGAAATGTGGCGGGCAGATCTATGATTACTGGAGATGGCTGTTTGTTATCCTGCTTTCCTTAGTAGCGGGCGCTGCCTATGTAAGCATCATTAACGATGTTACAGATCTTAAAGATGATATTATGGCCGGTAAAAAAAACCGGATGCAGCATTTGCCTGTTTATTGCCGCTGGCTGTTGCCGCTGCTTTGCCTGTTACTGGGGCTTTTCTTTGAGTATACGATCTACTATCCGGATACAATTTCAATGATCCTGTACCTGGTTCCCTGGGTATTGTTCAGCCTTTATTCCTTTCCGCCTTTCCGGCTTAAGAACCATGGGTTGCCCGGCATATTGTGCGATGCCGGCGGATCACATGTTTTTACCAGCCTACTGATGATCAGCAGCATGTCTTTTGCTATGAACCGGCCGATCGACATTGCCTGGCTGACCCTGACGGGGATCTGGGCGCTATGTTATGGCTTAAGAGGCATTCTCTGGCATCAGTATACCGACAGGGAAAACGATATCCGCTCAGGATTGAATACGGTAGCTACCCGGATTCCTCCCCAAAAATTCAGGCCACTGGAAACAACTATTTTTCTAATTGAATTACTGGTTACATTAGGTATTTTCCTGTATCTTTCCAACCTGTGGATCATCATCGCATATGCATTTTACGTGCTGCTTTGCTTTTTGCGCAGCCGGTTCCTGGGCCAGCGGCCGGTTGTTATATTAACCAGCGGCAATATGCCCGTGCAAATTTTACAGCTGGATTATTTTCAGTGCATCTTTCCGGTTACTTTACTGATCTGCGCTACCATTACAGACAGAGATAATCTGCTTCCGCTGACCGTTCACCTGGTGCTTTTCCCGGACACACTTATCAGGATGGTTAAAGACCTTAAAGCCGTCCTTTATACAATAATAAAAACTAAAAAACTGAGCGCCTGA
- a CDS encoding glycosyltransferase family 2 protein: protein MISKPLVSVIMPTYNRATKILNAINSALGQTYTNIEILVVDDGSADATREVLKDVQGIRYIRQEHGGQARARNTGLALAKGEIIASLDSDDIWYPSFLERCVDKLTADNLDFVFANWDQETGEGATADFLTQHIYIQPYFHKMKDGWVNLTNDEIRKVYLQGCPSPSSALIIRRSIMGSGWNPEIKIGDDWYLYLNVILSGKRTAAFTLDRLWRKCIDQKNIYDGRKRSEVLENLYIADLHKMITAFKDRLTPEELKFLQNKHVYSLVELAKHNLIREFNLVETGKLLGRSFSIDAAHAFKSIPEVISFGLKRKLGIYRTKRDGRSKAN from the coding sequence ATGATCTCTAAGCCTCTCGTATCTGTTATCATGCCTACATATAACAGAGCCACTAAAATATTGAATGCAATTAACAGCGCATTAGGGCAAACATATACCAACATCGAAATACTGGTAGTAGACGACGGCTCAGCAGACGCTACCCGGGAAGTTTTAAAGGACGTGCAGGGAATCCGGTACATCCGGCAGGAGCACGGCGGGCAGGCCAGGGCCCGCAACACCGGCCTGGCGCTTGCAAAGGGCGAGATCATCGCTTCCCTTGACTCAGATGATATCTGGTACCCGTCTTTTTTAGAGAGATGCGTAGATAAGCTGACTGCGGACAACCTGGATTTTGTTTTTGCCAACTGGGACCAGGAAACGGGGGAGGGCGCTACTGCCGATTTCCTTACCCAGCACATTTATATCCAACCCTATTTTCATAAGATGAAAGACGGATGGGTAAACCTTACCAATGATGAGATCCGGAAAGTGTATTTACAGGGCTGCCCCTCCCCCTCATCGGCGCTGATCATACGGCGCTCCATAATGGGCTCCGGCTGGAACCCGGAAATAAAGATCGGGGACGACTGGTATCTATACCTTAACGTGATCCTCTCCGGAAAACGAACGGCCGCTTTTACCCTTGACCGTTTATGGAGAAAATGCATCGATCAGAAAAATATATACGACGGGCGCAAAAGAAGCGAGGTACTGGAAAACCTATATATAGCAGACCTCCACAAAATGATTACCGCATTCAAAGACCGCCTTACTCCTGAGGAATTAAAGTTTCTCCAAAACAAGCATGTATACAGTCTTGTAGAACTGGCCAAACATAATCTGATCAGGGAATTCAACCTTGTAGAAACGGGGAAACTCCTGGGGCGCTCTTTCAGCATTGATGCGGCCCATGCTTTTAAATCGATTCCCGAAGTGATCAGCTTTGGACTGAAAAGAAAGCTGGGCATTTACAGAACCAAAAGGGATGGCAGGAGCAAAGCAAACTAA